In Streptomyces hawaiiensis, one genomic interval encodes:
- a CDS encoding alpha-1,4-glucan--maltose-1-phosphate maltosyltransferase, producing the protein MPAKHHSPAPPNRRTTGARAPGGEARPARPAEAGPPAPPPPPVIATTAVGRIPVLDVRPVVQHGRRPAKAVTGETFDISATVFREGHDAVAANVVLKDPEGRPGPWTPLRELAPGTDRWGATVTAGEPGLWTFTVEAWGDPVGTWRHHAEIKIPAGMDTDVVLEEGARLYERAAAGVPEEEGLRDVILTAVDALRDEGRPAAARLAAALTPEVDEVLDRHPLRDLVTSSEPLPLLVERERALYGSWYEFFPRSEGTAQQPHGTFRTAARRLPAIAAMGFDVVYLPPIHPIGTTFRKGKNNTLSPGPDDVGVPWAIGSPEGGHDAVHPDLGTLEDFAWFVQRARQLGMEVALDFALQCSPDHPWVHKHPEWFHHRPDGTIAYAENPPKKYQDIYPIAFDTDMDGLIAETVRVLRHWMDVGVRIFRVDNPHTKPVVFWERVIGEVNRTDPDVIFLAEAFTRPAMMHTLAQIGFQQSYTYFTWRNTKQELTEYLTELSGEAASYMRPNFFANTPDILHAYLQHGGRPAFEVRAVLAATLSPTWGIYSGYELCENTPLKEGGEEYLDSEKYQLRHRDWTTAEREGRTLTPLLTRLNTIRRQNPALQQLRDIHFHNADQEAVIAYSKRKGSNTVLVVANLDPHHTQEATVSLDMPQLGLDWHESVPVRDELTGETYHWGRANYVRLEPGHRPAHVFSVLRPSTPEIGGSPTT; encoded by the coding sequence ATGCCCGCCAAGCACCATTCGCCAGCACCCCCCAACCGCCGCACCACCGGGGCGCGCGCACCCGGCGGCGAAGCACGCCCCGCGCGCCCGGCCGAGGCCGGTCCGCCGGCCCCGCCACCACCACCCGTGATCGCCACGACCGCCGTCGGGCGCATACCCGTGCTGGACGTCCGCCCGGTGGTCCAGCACGGACGGCGGCCGGCGAAGGCCGTCACCGGCGAGACCTTCGATATCTCGGCGACCGTGTTCCGGGAGGGGCACGACGCGGTGGCCGCCAATGTCGTCCTGAAGGACCCCGAGGGCCGGCCCGGCCCGTGGACGCCCCTGCGGGAGCTGGCCCCGGGGACGGACCGATGGGGCGCCACGGTCACCGCCGGGGAACCCGGCCTGTGGACGTTCACCGTCGAGGCATGGGGGGACCCGGTCGGTACCTGGCGCCACCACGCCGAGATCAAGATCCCGGCGGGCATGGACACGGACGTCGTCCTGGAGGAGGGCGCGCGTCTGTACGAGCGGGCGGCCGCCGGTGTGCCCGAGGAGGAGGGACTGCGCGACGTGATCCTCACCGCCGTCGACGCCCTGCGGGACGAGGGCCGCCCCGCGGCGGCTCGTCTGGCGGCGGCGCTGACGCCGGAGGTGGACGAGGTCCTGGACCGGCATCCGCTGCGGGATCTGGTCACCAGCAGCGAGCCGCTGCCCCTGCTGGTGGAGCGGGAGCGGGCCCTGTACGGCTCCTGGTACGAGTTCTTCCCGCGTTCGGAGGGCACCGCGCAGCAGCCCCACGGCACGTTCCGCACCGCCGCGCGACGGCTGCCGGCGATCGCCGCGATGGGCTTCGACGTGGTCTACCTGCCGCCGATCCACCCCATCGGCACCACCTTCCGCAAGGGCAAGAACAACACCCTCTCCCCCGGCCCGGACGACGTCGGCGTGCCCTGGGCGATCGGCTCGCCCGAGGGCGGCCACGACGCCGTCCACCCGGATCTGGGCACGCTGGAGGACTTCGCCTGGTTCGTTCAGCGGGCACGTCAGCTGGGCATGGAAGTGGCCCTGGACTTCGCGTTGCAGTGCTCCCCGGACCACCCCTGGGTGCACAAGCACCCGGAGTGGTTCCACCACCGCCCGGACGGCACCATCGCCTATGCGGAGAACCCGCCGAAGAAGTACCAGGACATCTACCCCATCGCCTTCGACACCGACATGGACGGCCTGATCGCCGAGACGGTGCGGGTGCTGCGGCACTGGATGGACGTGGGGGTGCGGATCTTCCGGGTGGACAACCCGCACACCAAGCCGGTCGTCTTCTGGGAGCGGGTCATCGGGGAGGTCAACCGCACCGACCCCGATGTGATCTTCCTGGCCGAGGCGTTCACGCGGCCGGCGATGATGCACACCCTGGCCCAGATCGGTTTCCAGCAGTCGTACACGTACTTCACCTGGCGCAACACCAAGCAGGAGCTGACCGAGTACCTCACCGAACTCTCCGGTGAGGCCGCGTCCTACATGCGGCCGAACTTCTTCGCCAACACCCCCGACATCCTGCACGCCTACCTCCAGCACGGCGGCCGGCCCGCCTTCGAGGTCCGGGCCGTGCTCGCGGCGACCCTCTCGCCCACCTGGGGCATCTACTCCGGCTACGAGCTGTGTGAGAACACCCCGCTGAAAGAAGGCGGCGAGGAGTACCTGGACTCGGAGAAGTACCAGCTCAGGCACCGCGACTGGACCACCGCCGAACGCGAGGGCCGCACCCTCACCCCGCTGCTGACCCGGCTCAACACCATCCGGCGGCAGAACCCGGCCCTCCAGCAACTGCGTGACATCCATTTCCACAACGCCGACCAGGAAGCGGTGATCGCCTACTCGAAGCGGAAGGGTTCGAACACGGTTCTGGTGGTCGCCAACCTCGACCCCCACCACACCCAGGAGGCCACGGTCTCGTTGGACATGCCGCAACTCGGCCTGGACTGGCACGAGTCGGTGCCGGTGCGCGACGAGCTCACCGGCGAGACCTACCACTGGGGCAGGGCCAACTATGTGCGCCTCGAACCGGGCCACAGGCCCGCGCACGTCTTCTCGGTCCTGCGACCGTCCACCCCGGAGATCGGAGGGTCACCCACAACATGA
- a CDS encoding M4 family metallopeptidase, with translation MYAPQVPLFPHAAQHHSTSPTPRSLCVHLFLRASKRATLAIATAVAAGALLTTGLTSGSSVAADSASKPALAAAPVLLSAPARTALIQEQQADATRTADEIGLGAQEKLVVKDVVKDADGSVHTRYERTYAGLPVLGGDLVVHESKSGADKGVTRATKAALKVASLKPQVTAAKAEKQAVALAKGAGSAKTEADSAPRKVIWAADGKPTLAYETVVGGLQEDGTPNELHVITDAATGEKLYEYQGIETGTGNTTYSGKVTLTTTKSGSSYNLTDGTRGGHKTYNLNRGTSGTGTLFSGSDDVWGTGNPSNLETAAADAHYGAQVTWDFYKSTFGRSGIRNDGKAAYSRVHYGNNYVNAFWSDSCFCMTYGDGSGNTNPLTSLDVAAHEMSHGLTSATAGLNYSGESGGLNEATSDIFGAGAEFFANNSSDAGDYLIGEEIDINGDGTPLRYMDKPSKDGASKDSWSSSLGGVDVHYSSGPANHFFYLLSEGSGSKTINGVTYNSPTSNGSTVAGIGRTKALQIWYKALTTYMTSTTKYAQARTATLNAASALYGASSTEYKAVASAWSAVNVG, from the coding sequence ATGTACGCGCCCCAAGTGCCACTCTTCCCCCACGCCGCACAGCACCACAGCACTTCCCCCACACCGAGGAGCTTGTGTGTCCACCTCTTTCTACGCGCGTCAAAGCGCGCCACGCTGGCCATCGCCACCGCCGTCGCCGCCGGCGCCCTGCTCACCACCGGCCTGACCTCCGGCAGCAGCGTGGCCGCGGACTCCGCGAGCAAGCCGGCCCTCGCCGCCGCCCCCGTCCTGCTCTCCGCGCCCGCCCGCACCGCGCTCATCCAGGAGCAGCAGGCGGACGCCACGCGGACCGCGGACGAGATAGGCCTCGGCGCCCAGGAGAAGCTGGTCGTCAAGGACGTCGTGAAGGACGCCGACGGCTCGGTCCACACGCGCTACGAACGCACCTACGCGGGCCTGCCGGTCCTCGGCGGCGACCTCGTGGTGCACGAGTCGAAGTCCGGCGCGGACAAGGGCGTCACCAGAGCCACCAAGGCGGCCCTGAAGGTCGCCTCGCTCAAGCCCCAGGTCACCGCCGCCAAGGCGGAGAAGCAGGCCGTGGCCCTCGCCAAGGGGGCCGGCTCGGCCAAGACCGAGGCGGACTCCGCGCCCCGCAAGGTGATCTGGGCGGCCGACGGCAAGCCCACCCTCGCCTACGAGACCGTCGTCGGCGGCCTCCAGGAGGACGGCACGCCGAACGAGCTGCACGTCATCACGGACGCCGCGACCGGCGAGAAGCTGTACGAGTACCAGGGCATCGAGACCGGCACCGGCAACACCACGTACAGCGGCAAGGTCACCCTGACCACCACCAAGTCCGGGTCGTCCTACAACCTGACGGACGGCACGCGCGGCGGCCACAAGACGTACAACCTCAACCGCGGCACCTCCGGCACCGGCACCCTCTTCTCCGGTTCCGACGACGTCTGGGGCACCGGCAACCCCTCCAACCTGGAGACCGCCGCCGCCGACGCGCACTACGGCGCCCAGGTGACCTGGGACTTCTACAAGAGCACCTTCGGCCGCAGCGGCATCCGCAACGACGGCAAGGCCGCCTACTCGCGCGTCCACTACGGCAACAACTACGTCAACGCCTTCTGGTCCGACAGCTGCTTCTGCATGACCTACGGCGACGGCTCGGGCAACACCAACCCGCTGACCTCGCTCGATGTGGCCGCCCACGAGATGAGCCACGGCCTGACCTCGGCCACGGCCGGGCTCAACTACAGCGGGGAGTCCGGCGGCCTGAACGAGGCCACCAGCGACATCTTCGGCGCGGGCGCGGAGTTCTTCGCCAACAACTCCTCCGACGCCGGTGACTACCTCATCGGCGAGGAGATCGACATCAACGGCGACGGCACGCCGCTGCGCTACATGGACAAGCCCAGCAAGGACGGCGCGTCCAAGGACAGCTGGTCCTCCAGCCTCGGCGGGGTGGACGTCCACTACTCCTCCGGTCCGGCCAACCACTTCTTCTACCTGCTGTCCGAGGGCAGCGGCTCGAAGACGATCAACGGCGTGACCTACAACTCGCCCACGTCCAACGGCTCCACGGTCGCCGGCATCGGCCGGACCAAGGCGTTGCAGATCTGGTACAAGGCGCTGACGACGTACATGACGTCGACGACCAAGTACGCGCAGGCCCGCACGGCGACCCTGAACGCGGCCTCGGCGCTGTACGGCGCGTCCAGCACCGAGTACAAGGCGGTCGCCTCCGCCTGGTCGGCCGTCAACGTCGGCTGA
- a CDS encoding S8 family peptidase — MTRTRERQLRRTGGLVAAVCAAAFSAITLPAHAVPEGRILGAGSPGSVHGSYLVTLKEGTEARSAAGQGLAGAYGVEISHTYGTVLNGYAVRADERRAGRLAADPRVASVVQDTRVRLDGTQENPPSWGLDRVDQPKPPLDRSYTWPRSAGAGVTVYVIDTGVRTTHEDFGGRAGHGWDFVGDDRVAADANGHGTHVAGTAAGTSHGVAKKARIVSVRVLDAAGGGTTARVIAGIDWVTRHAKKPAVANLSLGGPRNDRLDAAVRASIASGVTYTVAAGNDGRPAGLYSPGSVKQAVTVGATDRKDAKPAFSNHGPALDLFAPGVGITSASAASDTARAIYSGTSMAAPHAAGAAALYLDDHPKSTPAQVGRALTAGAATGKVSGRGTGSPDKLLRVPRG; from the coding sequence ATGACTCGGACGCGCGAGCGGCAGCTGCGCCGGACGGGGGGCCTGGTGGCGGCGGTCTGTGCCGCGGCGTTCTCGGCCATCACCCTGCCCGCGCACGCCGTACCGGAGGGGCGGATACTCGGCGCCGGATCACCCGGCTCCGTGCACGGAAGTTACCTGGTGACGCTGAAGGAGGGCACGGAGGCCCGGTCGGCGGCCGGACAGGGCCTCGCCGGAGCGTACGGGGTGGAGATCAGCCACACCTACGGCACGGTCCTGAACGGCTACGCGGTCCGGGCGGACGAGAGACGGGCCGGGCGGCTGGCCGCCGACCCGCGGGTCGCCTCGGTCGTCCAGGACACGCGCGTGCGGCTCGACGGCACCCAGGAGAACCCGCCGTCCTGGGGGCTGGACCGCGTGGACCAGCCGAAGCCGCCGCTGGACCGGAGCTACACCTGGCCCCGGTCGGCCGGCGCGGGGGTGACGGTGTACGTGATCGACACCGGCGTCCGGACCACCCACGAGGACTTCGGCGGCCGGGCGGGTCACGGCTGGGACTTCGTCGGGGACGACAGGGTCGCCGCGGACGCCAACGGCCACGGCACACACGTCGCCGGCACGGCGGCGGGGACGTCCCACGGCGTCGCCAAGAAGGCCCGGATCGTCTCGGTGCGTGTCCTCGACGCCGCGGGCGGGGGCACCACGGCCCGGGTGATCGCCGGGATCGACTGGGTGACCCGGCACGCGAAGAAGCCCGCGGTCGCCAACCTCAGCCTGGGCGGCCCGCGCAACGACCGCCTGGACGCCGCCGTGCGGGCGTCCATCGCCTCCGGCGTCACCTACACGGTCGCCGCGGGCAACGACGGCAGGCCGGCCGGCCTGTACTCCCCGGGGAGCGTCAAGCAGGCCGTCACGGTCGGCGCGACCGACCGCAAGGATGCAAAACCGGCCTTCTCCAACCACGGTCCGGCGCTCGATCTGTTCGCCCCGGGCGTCGGCATCACCTCGGCCTCCGCCGCGAGCGACACCGCGCGGGCCATCTATTCGGGTACCTCGATGGCGGCTCCGCACGCCGCGGGCGCGGCCGCGCTCTATCTGGATGATCATCCGAAATCGACTCCGGCCCAGGTCGGGAGGGCTTTGACCGCCGGAGCGGCGACCGGGAAGGTCTCCGGCCGGGGCACAGGTTCGCCGGACAAATTACTGCGGGTGCCGCGCGGGTAG
- the treS gene encoding maltose alpha-D-glucosyltransferase yields the protein MIVNEPVPDTFEDTPARDRDPDWFKRAVFYEVLVRSFQDSNGDGVGDLKGLTSKLDYLQWLGVDCLWLPPFFKSPLRDGGYDVSDYTAVLPEFGDLADFVEFVDAAHQRGMRVIIDFVMNHTSDQHPWFQESRKDPDGPYGDYYVWADDDKQFQDARIIFVDTEASNWTYDPVRKQYYWHRFFSHQPDLNYENPAVQEEMISALKFWLDLGIDGFRLDAVPYLYQQEGTNCENLPETHDFLKRVRKEIDAQYPDTVVLAEANQWPEDVVDYFGDYAAGGDECHMAFHFPVMPRIFMAVRRESRYPVSEILAKTPAIPSGCQWGIFLRNHDELTLEMVTDEERDYMWAEYAKDPRMRANIGIRRRLAPLLDNDRNQIELFTALLLSLPGSPILYYGDEIGMGDNIWLGDRDAVRTPMQWTPDRNAGFSSCDPGRLFLPTIMDPVYGYQVTSVEASMASPSSLLHWTRRMIEIRKQNPAFGLGSYTELPSTNPAVLAFLREYEDDLVLCVNNFSRFAQPTELDLSAFEGRHPVELFGGVRFPAIGELPYLLTLGGHGFYWFRLRRETM from the coding sequence ATGATCGTCAACGAACCCGTTCCGGACACCTTCGAGGACACTCCCGCGCGGGACAGGGATCCCGACTGGTTCAAACGCGCCGTCTTCTACGAGGTGCTCGTCCGCTCGTTCCAGGACAGCAACGGCGACGGCGTCGGCGACCTCAAGGGCCTCACGTCCAAGCTCGACTACCTCCAGTGGCTCGGCGTCGACTGTCTGTGGCTGCCACCGTTCTTCAAGTCCCCGCTGCGCGACGGCGGCTACGACGTCTCCGACTACACGGCCGTGCTGCCGGAGTTCGGCGACCTGGCCGACTTCGTGGAGTTCGTCGACGCCGCCCACCAGCGCGGCATGCGCGTGATCATCGACTTCGTCATGAACCACACCAGCGACCAGCACCCGTGGTTCCAGGAGTCGCGCAAAGACCCCGACGGGCCCTACGGCGACTACTACGTGTGGGCCGACGACGACAAGCAGTTCCAGGACGCGCGGATCATCTTCGTCGACACCGAGGCCTCCAACTGGACCTACGACCCGGTCCGCAAGCAGTACTACTGGCATCGCTTCTTCTCCCACCAGCCGGACCTCAACTACGAGAACCCGGCCGTGCAGGAGGAGATGATCTCCGCGCTGAAGTTCTGGCTGGACCTGGGCATCGACGGGTTCCGGCTGGACGCGGTGCCGTACCTGTACCAGCAGGAGGGCACGAACTGCGAGAACCTCCCGGAGACGCACGACTTCCTGAAGCGGGTGCGCAAGGAGATCGACGCGCAGTACCCGGACACGGTGGTGCTGGCGGAGGCCAACCAGTGGCCGGAGGACGTCGTCGACTACTTCGGCGACTACGCCGCCGGCGGCGACGAGTGCCACATGGCGTTCCACTTCCCGGTCATGCCGCGGATCTTCATGGCGGTCCGCAGGGAGTCCCGCTACCCGGTCTCCGAGATCCTCGCCAAGACCCCGGCCATCCCGTCCGGCTGCCAGTGGGGCATCTTCCTGCGCAACCACGACGAGCTGACGCTCGAGATGGTCACCGACGAAGAGCGCGACTACATGTGGGCCGAGTACGCCAAAGACCCCCGCATGCGTGCCAACATCGGCATCCGCAGGCGGCTCGCCCCCCTGCTGGACAACGACCGCAACCAGATCGAGCTGTTCACGGCCCTGCTGCTGTCGCTGCCGGGCTCGCCGATCCTGTACTACGGCGACGAGATCGGCATGGGCGACAACATCTGGCTCGGCGACCGCGACGCGGTGCGCACGCCGATGCAGTGGACGCCCGACCGCAACGCGGGGTTCTCCTCGTGTGATCCGGGGCGGCTGTTCCTGCCCACGATCATGGACCCGGTCTACGGCTACCAGGTCACGAGCGTCGAGGCGTCCATGGCCTCGCCGTCGTCGCTGCTGCACTGGACCCGCCGCATGATCGAGATCCGCAAGCAGAACCCCGCCTTCGGGCTCGGCTCGTACACCGAGCTGCCGTCGACGAACCCCGCCGTGCTGGCGTTCCTGCGGGAGTACGAGGACGACCTGGTGCTGTGCGTCAACAACTTCTCGCGCTTCGCGCAGCCCACGGAGCTGGATCTGAGCGCCTTCGAGGGACGGCACCCGGTGGAGCTGTTCGGCGGGGTCCGCTTCCCGGCGATCGGCGAGCTGCCGTACCTGCTGACCCTCGGGGGCCACGGGTTCTACTGGTTCAGGCTCCGCAGGGAGACCATGTGA
- a CDS encoding glycosyltransferase family 1 protein — MKAIRRFTVRPVLPDPLRPLSDLARNLRWSWHAETRDLFRSVDPERWAASGGDPVRLLGSVPPARLAELAGDGPFLRRLAAVAGDLHDYTTGERWYQTQPEELPAAIAYFSPEFGITAALPQYSGGLGILAGDHLKAASDLGVPLIGVGLLYRHGYFRQTLSRDGWQQEHYPVLDPNELPVVQLEEPDGTPAQVALALPGGKQLHARIWLAQVGRVPLLMLDSDVEENDLGERGVTDRLYGGGSEHRLLQEMLLGIGGVRAVRTYCRLTGHPAPEVFHTNEGHAGFLGLERIAELCAEGLDFGSALESVRAGTVFTTHTPVPAGIDRFDRELVARHFGPDAELPRIDVDRILRLGMESYPGGEPNLFNMAVMGLRLAQRANGVSLLHGNVSREMFSGLWPGFDADEVPITSVTNGVHAPTWVAPEVFRLGARQIGAQRAEDALTVGGSDRWDAVADIPDQDIFELRRVLREQLVTEVRERLRASWRQRGAHTAELGWIDGVLDPDVLTIGFARRVPSYKRLTLMLRDRDRLMDLLLHPERPVQIVVAGKAHPADDGGKRLIQELVRFADDPRVRHRIVFLPDYGMAMAQKLYPGCDIWLNNPLRPLEACGTSGMKAALNGCLNLSVLDGWWDEWFQPDFGWSIPTADGAGTDPDHRDDIEATALYDLLEQRVTPRFYERGRSGLPDRWIEMVRHTLSLLGPKVLAGRMVREYVERLYAPAALSHRSMGPDTARGLAEWKGRVRAAWPGVTVDHVETSASEALAELGTTLGLRVRVGLGDLGPDDVDVQVVSGRVDEEDRIADAAVVPLKPVGSPDQDGRWVYEGPLSLDRTGPFGYTVRILPAHRLLASSAELGLVAGPSEDLVAAAGLLMR, encoded by the coding sequence GTGAAGGCGATCCGTCGATTCACCGTCCGACCCGTTCTCCCCGACCCCCTCAGGCCCCTCAGCGATCTGGCCCGTAACCTGCGCTGGTCGTGGCACGCGGAGACCCGTGACCTGTTCCGGTCCGTCGACCCCGAGCGGTGGGCCGCCTCGGGCGGCGACCCCGTCCGGCTGCTCGGCAGCGTGCCGCCGGCGCGGCTGGCGGAGCTGGCCGGGGACGGCCCGTTCCTGCGCCGCCTCGCCGCGGTCGCGGGCGATCTGCACGACTACACGACCGGCGAGCGCTGGTACCAGACCCAGCCCGAGGAACTGCCCGCGGCGATCGCCTACTTCTCACCCGAGTTCGGCATCACGGCCGCCCTGCCCCAGTACTCCGGCGGCCTCGGCATCCTGGCCGGCGACCACCTCAAGGCGGCCAGCGACCTCGGTGTCCCGCTGATCGGCGTCGGCCTGCTCTACCGGCACGGCTACTTCCGTCAGACCCTGTCCCGGGACGGCTGGCAGCAGGAGCACTACCCCGTCCTCGACCCGAACGAGCTGCCCGTCGTCCAGCTCGAGGAGCCCGACGGCACCCCCGCCCAGGTCGCCCTCGCCCTGCCCGGCGGCAAGCAGCTGCACGCCCGGATCTGGCTGGCGCAGGTCGGCCGGGTCCCGCTGCTGATGCTGGACTCCGACGTCGAGGAGAACGACCTGGGCGAGCGCGGCGTGACCGACCGGCTCTACGGCGGCGGCAGCGAGCACCGGCTGCTCCAGGAGATGCTCCTCGGCATAGGAGGTGTCCGGGCGGTACGGACGTACTGCCGGCTGACCGGTCACCCCGCGCCGGAGGTGTTCCACACCAACGAGGGACACGCTGGGTTCCTCGGCCTGGAGCGCATCGCCGAACTGTGCGCCGAAGGACTGGACTTCGGCTCCGCGCTGGAGTCGGTCCGCGCCGGGACCGTGTTCACCACCCACACCCCCGTCCCGGCCGGCATCGACCGCTTCGACCGGGAGCTGGTAGCCCGCCACTTCGGCCCCGACGCCGAGCTGCCCCGCATCGACGTCGACCGCATCCTGCGGCTCGGCATGGAGAGCTACCCCGGCGGGGAGCCCAACCTGTTCAACATGGCCGTGATGGGCCTGCGCTTGGCCCAGCGCGCCAACGGGGTCTCCCTGCTGCACGGCAACGTCAGCCGCGAGATGTTCTCCGGCCTGTGGCCCGGCTTCGACGCCGACGAGGTGCCGATCACCTCCGTGACCAACGGGGTGCACGCCCCCACCTGGGTCGCCCCCGAGGTGTTCCGGCTCGGCGCCCGGCAGATCGGCGCCCAGCGCGCCGAGGACGCGCTGACCGTCGGCGGCTCGGACCGCTGGGACGCGGTGGCCGACATCCCCGACCAGGACATCTTCGAGCTGCGGCGGGTGCTGCGCGAGCAGCTCGTGACCGAGGTGCGGGAGCGTCTGCGGGCCTCCTGGCGACAGCGCGGCGCCCATACGGCCGAGCTGGGCTGGATCGACGGCGTGCTCGACCCGGACGTCCTGACCATCGGCTTCGCCCGGCGCGTCCCGTCGTACAAGCGCCTGACGCTGATGCTGCGCGACCGGGACCGGCTGATGGACCTGCTGCTGCACCCCGAGCGGCCGGTCCAGATCGTCGTGGCGGGCAAGGCGCACCCGGCGGACGACGGCGGGAAGCGGCTGATCCAGGAGCTGGTGCGGTTCGCGGACGACCCGCGGGTGCGGCACCGGATCGTGTTCCTGCCGGACTACGGCATGGCGATGGCGCAGAAGCTGTACCCCGGCTGCGACATCTGGCTGAACAACCCGCTCAGGCCTCTGGAGGCCTGCGGCACCTCCGGCATGAAGGCGGCGCTCAACGGCTGTCTGAATCTGTCCGTCCTCGACGGCTGGTGGGACGAGTGGTTCCAGCCCGACTTCGGCTGGTCCATCCCCACGGCCGACGGTGCCGGGACCGACCCGGACCACCGCGACGACATAGAGGCCACGGCGCTGTACGACCTGCTGGAGCAGCGGGTGACGCCCCGCTTCTACGAGCGCGGGCGCAGCGGGCTGCCCGACCGGTGGATCGAGATGGTCCGGCACACGCTGAGCCTGCTCGGGCCGAAGGTGCTGGCGGGGCGGATGGTCCGCGAGTACGTGGAGCGGCTCTACGCGCCCGCCGCTCTCTCCCACCGGTCCATGGGCCCGGACACGGCACGCGGGCTCGCCGAGTGGAAGGGGCGGGTACGGGCGGCGTGGCCGGGGGTCACGGTCGACCATGTGGAGACGTCCGCGTCCGAAGCTCTGGCCGAGCTCGGTACGACCCTGGGGCTTCGGGTGCGGGTCGGGCTCGGTGACCTCGGGCCGGATGACGTGGATGTGCAGGTCGTCTCGGGGCGTGTGGACGAGGAGGACCGCATCGCCGACGCGGCGGTCGTTCCGTTGAAGCCGGTGGGGTCACCCGACCAGGACGGGCGCTGGGTCTATGAAGGGCCCTTGTCCCTCGATCGCACCGGGCCTTTTGGGTATACGGTGCGGATCCTTCCCGCGCATCGGCTGTTGGCCTCGAGTGCGGAGTTGGGGCTTGTGGCCGGGCCTTCGGAGGATCTGGTGGCGGCTGCGGGGTTGTTGATGCGGTGA
- a CDS encoding DUF1990 family protein translates to MTVSDPDPKNFTYADVGATRDQGFCPPGFHAMNVRTRLGEGEEVFRRASEAVLTWEMHRAMGVGIDAASDRAAPGVDVTVTLAGMIKAPCRVVWTVEEPRRAGWAYGTLPGHPESGEESFVVDRTGDGTVWLTVNAFSRAAKWYAKAGGPATRGFQHAYARRCGTVLRNLATLGGGDT, encoded by the coding sequence GTGACCGTGTCTGATCCGGATCCGAAGAACTTCACCTACGCCGATGTCGGCGCCACCCGCGACCAGGGCTTCTGCCCGCCGGGCTTCCACGCGATGAACGTACGCACCCGCCTCGGCGAGGGCGAGGAGGTCTTCCGCCGGGCCTCGGAAGCGGTCCTCACCTGGGAGATGCACCGGGCGATGGGCGTGGGCATCGACGCGGCCTCGGACCGCGCCGCCCCCGGCGTCGACGTCACGGTCACCCTCGCCGGCATGATCAAGGCCCCCTGCCGCGTGGTGTGGACCGTGGAGGAACCCCGCCGCGCCGGCTGGGCCTACGGCACGTTGCCCGGCCACCCGGAGAGCGGCGAGGAGTCCTTCGTGGTCGACCGCACGGGAGACGGCACCGTCTGGCTGACGGTGAACGCCTTCAGCCGTGCGGCCAAGTGGTACGCGAAGGCGGGCGGCCCCGCGACCAGGGGATTCCAGCACGCGTACGCACGCAGGTGCGGCACCGTCCTACGGAACCTCGCGACGCTGGGTGGCGGGGACACCTGA